From a region of the Candidatus Brocadia sp. genome:
- a CDS encoding FprA family A-type flavoprotein — protein sequence MNPIKLKEGVYWVGEVDWELRNFHGYATQRGSTYNSYLILDEKITLIDGVRPYLYDKMIKRLSSLIDPADIHYIISNHVEMDHSGSFPLLTKTAKNATLITSPLGQKGLLAHYKRNDWNFKIVKSDETISLGKKNIKFVLTPLVHWPDNMVSYLTEDGILFSNDAFGQHIASSERFDDEYPLGIVIDEAEKYYANIVLPYSSQVQKAMDAVTPLKIDMIAPSHGIVWRSHVKTIVEEYKKWASNQVENKCLIIYDTMWKSTEKIAGILQEVFESHGIPVKMASLRHSHISDIVADVLTTRFICVGSPTLNSNMLPTVAGFLTYLKGLSPKNRIGLAFGSYGWGGQAVTHVEDILKDCGFEMMKSIKVQYVPDEAQLQEIFNLVKQEILMREWVFNKPPIATRV from the coding sequence ATGAATCCAATTAAACTAAAAGAAGGCGTTTATTGGGTTGGAGAGGTTGACTGGGAATTAAGAAATTTCCATGGATATGCAACTCAACGGGGATCAACCTATAATTCGTATCTGATCCTTGATGAAAAAATTACCTTAATTGACGGTGTAAGGCCCTATCTCTATGACAAAATGATAAAGAGGCTGTCGTCTCTCATCGATCCAGCAGACATTCATTACATTATTTCAAACCACGTAGAGATGGACCATTCAGGTAGTTTCCCGCTTCTTACAAAAACCGCAAAAAATGCCACCCTTATTACCTCGCCACTTGGGCAGAAAGGATTGCTGGCTCACTACAAGAGGAATGACTGGAATTTTAAAATTGTCAAGTCTGATGAAACCATCTCTCTTGGTAAGAAAAATATCAAATTTGTTCTTACTCCGCTGGTACACTGGCCGGACAACATGGTGAGTTATCTGACTGAAGACGGAATTCTTTTTTCAAACGATGCTTTTGGGCAGCATATTGCATCGTCTGAAAGATTTGACGATGAATATCCTCTTGGTATCGTTATTGATGAGGCTGAAAAATATTACGCAAATATTGTTTTGCCTTATTCGAGCCAGGTACAAAAGGCCATGGATGCCGTTACCCCATTAAAGATTGACATGATTGCTCCAAGCCATGGGATTGTCTGGCGTTCGCATGTAAAGACCATTGTAGAAGAATATAAAAAATGGGCTTCCAATCAGGTTGAGAATAAATGCCTGATAATTTATGATACCATGTGGAAGTCTACAGAGAAAATTGCCGGTATTTTACAGGAAGTATTTGAATCTCATGGGATTCCCGTAAAAATGGCAAGTCTCAGGCATAGTCATATTTCGGATATTGTTGCTGACGTATTGACCACCAGATTTATTTGTGTTGGCTCGCCTACCTTAAACAGCAATATGTTGCCGACCGTAGCGGGTTTTCTGACCTACTTAAAAGGTTTGTCTCCAAAAAACAGAATCGGGCTGGCCTTTGGTTCGTATGGTTGGGGAGGTCAGGCAGTTACCCATGTGGAAGACATATTAAAGGACTGCGGTTTTGAGATGATGAAAAGCATAAAGGTTCAGTACGTCCCCGATGAAGCACAATTACAAGAAATCTTCAATCTGGTGAAACAAGAGATACTGATGCGTGAATGGGTCTTCAATAAACCGCCAATAGCAACACGGGTTTAA
- the ispD gene encoding 2-C-methyl-D-erythritol 4-phosphate cytidylyltransferase gives MNVSVVLVGAGLGLRMGGSVKKPFLQIRGKPIFLYTIERFSQIETVGEIILVVGQTEIPSLRDQWQNTLIAHKVKKIVPGGKRRQDSVYNGLCQTETDAEVVLIHDIVRPLVRKEHIETVISKAKESHAAILAAPMKATVKEASGNLCIRQTIPRNNLWMAQTPQGFNRELILKVFGQFKTEEREFTDDAEMVEKAGYRVEIVPGTDDNIKITTPEDIRIAEALLTNG, from the coding sequence ATGAACGTATCCGTTGTATTAGTCGGAGCAGGACTTGGATTACGTATGGGCGGATCCGTTAAAAAACCCTTCCTGCAAATACGGGGTAAACCCATCTTTCTTTATACGATTGAACGCTTTTCTCAAATCGAAACAGTTGGCGAAATCATCCTCGTCGTTGGCCAAACTGAAATCCCGTCTCTTCGCGATCAATGGCAAAATACCCTGATTGCTCATAAAGTTAAGAAAATTGTTCCTGGCGGGAAAAGACGGCAGGATAGCGTGTATAACGGACTCTGCCAGACTGAAACTGACGCCGAAGTCGTACTGATTCATGACATTGTAAGACCACTCGTAAGAAAAGAGCATATCGAGACCGTGATAAGCAAGGCAAAAGAATCTCACGCCGCAATCCTTGCTGCACCCATGAAGGCCACGGTCAAAGAAGCATCAGGTAATTTATGCATCCGGCAAACTATCCCAAGGAATAATCTGTGGATGGCACAAACCCCTCAGGGATTTAACAGAGAACTTATTCTAAAAGTCTTCGGTCAATTTAAAACCGAAGAGAGGGAATTTACGGATGATGCGGAAATGGTAGAAAAGGCAGGTTACCGGGTAGAGATTGTCCCCGGCACAGATGACAATATTAAAATTACCACCCCTGAAGATATACGTATTGCAGAGGCATTACTTACCAATGGATAG
- a CDS encoding deoxyguanosinetriphosphate triphosphohydrolase: MLTRKEIELREDRELAPYAMKSKDSRGRKYPEEEHPYRSVYQRDRDRIIHSTAFRRLEYKTQVFVNHEGDYYRTRLTHTMEVSQIARSIARVLNLNEDIAEAISLAHDLGHTPFGHSGEDALKKLMEGHGGFEHNLHGLRVVDILERKYPDFPGLNLSWELKESIVKHKSPYNNVSVATEYRVNEQPLLEAQIVDKADSIAYDNHDLDDSLKAGIITDDDLQVVDLWRETQKKVKQKYAICDRNIVIAQTIKTLINLEVTDLIEHTMFRIKQEGIDTIRDVRAYPGLIVSFSPLLSEQKKKLQEFLFKHVYQHYRVARMADKAKRFLEELFIAFIKNPKQLPVEYQKWIEEAGLYQAVCDYIAGMTDRFAQDEYKKLFYPYERV, encoded by the coding sequence ATGCTGACTCGTAAAGAAATAGAGTTGAGAGAAGACCGGGAGCTTGCCCCTTACGCTATGAAAAGCAAAGATTCACGCGGCAGGAAGTATCCCGAAGAGGAGCATCCGTACCGCAGTGTTTATCAGAGAGACCGGGACCGCATCATTCACTCCACGGCCTTTCGGAGACTTGAATACAAGACCCAGGTATTTGTGAATCATGAAGGGGATTATTACCGTACCCGATTGACCCATACCATGGAAGTTTCGCAGATCGCACGAAGCATTGCGCGGGTATTGAATCTGAACGAGGATATTGCGGAAGCCATTTCCCTTGCCCATGATTTAGGACACACACCCTTTGGACATTCAGGCGAGGACGCTTTAAAAAAACTCATGGAAGGGCACGGGGGGTTTGAGCACAATCTCCACGGGCTGCGAGTTGTTGATATCCTTGAGCGTAAATATCCCGATTTCCCCGGGCTGAATTTGTCATGGGAACTCAAGGAATCCATAGTCAAACATAAGTCTCCTTACAATAATGTCTCAGTCGCAACCGAGTATCGTGTCAACGAGCAGCCACTGCTGGAGGCGCAAATCGTGGATAAAGCAGACTCCATTGCTTACGACAACCACGATCTGGATGATAGCCTGAAGGCGGGTATTATCACGGACGATGATCTGCAGGTGGTTGATTTGTGGCGGGAGACACAGAAAAAAGTGAAACAAAAATATGCAATTTGCGATCGCAATATCGTTATTGCTCAAACGATCAAGACGCTCATTAATCTTGAAGTCACCGATCTCATTGAACACACGATGTTCAGGATTAAACAAGAGGGTATCGATACGATCCGGGATGTTAGAGCGTATCCCGGTCTGATTGTGTCTTTTTCCCCCCTCCTGTCCGAGCAGAAAAAAAAACTTCAGGAATTTCTTTTTAAACATGTTTATCAGCATTACCGGGTAGCCCGGATGGCTGATAAAGCAAAGCGATTTCTGGAAGAACTCTTTATTGCATTTATTAAAAATCCCAAACAACTTCCCGTTGAATATCAAAAATGGATAGAAGAAGCCGGTCTTTATCAGGCAGTGTGTGACTATATTGCCGGAATGACAGACCGTTTCGCCCAGGATGAATACAAAAAGCTCTTTTATCCCTATGAAAGGGTTTAG
- a CDS encoding HIT domain-containing protein, producing MKNLWAPWRIAYIQEHPKDNGCFLCNAFLDNQDEKHLLVVRRKECFCILNKYPYNSGHLMIAPNKHKPDISDLTDHEMLEIMKLTRDMKELLATMMKPEGFNLGVNLGKPAGAGLVGHFHLHVVPRWNGDTNFMPVISEVKVIPQSLEDLYQEFKKHV from the coding sequence ATGAAAAATCTCTGGGCGCCTTGGCGTATTGCCTATATTCAGGAACATCCGAAAGATAATGGCTGTTTCCTCTGCAACGCTTTTCTGGATAATCAGGATGAAAAACATCTCCTCGTGGTTCGAAGGAAAGAGTGTTTTTGTATCCTTAACAAATACCCTTATAACAGCGGCCATCTCATGATTGCGCCCAACAAACACAAGCCTGATATTTCAGACCTTACTGATCACGAGATGCTGGAAATTATGAAACTGACGCGAGACATGAAGGAACTTCTGGCAACCATGATGAAGCCGGAGGGTTTTAACCTTGGCGTGAATTTAGGAAAACCCGCCGGTGCAGGGCTTGTCGGTCATTTCCATCTCCATGTCGTGCCGCGCTGGAATGGTGACACGAACTTTATGCCCGTCATTTCAGAGGTAAAGGTGATTCCGCAATCCCTGGAAGATCTCTATCAGGAATTCAAAAAACACGTGTAG
- a CDS encoding zinc ribbon domain-containing protein has translation MPIYDFQCSQCNTKFDEYFRSASERKKLFCPSCQSENVQKIFSVFGMSVKGGGDAASGSGSGGCGSCTASSCTGCGS, from the coding sequence ATGCCAATATATGATTTTCAATGCAGCCAGTGCAATACGAAATTTGACGAATATTTTCGGAGTGCTTCAGAACGGAAAAAGTTGTTTTGTCCGTCCTGCCAGAGTGAAAATGTCCAAAAGATATTTTCTGTGTTTGGAATGTCGGTGAAAGGCGGTGGAGACGCCGCTTCCGGCAGTGGTTCCGGCGGTTGCGGAAGTTGCACCGCTTCTTCATGTACCGGGTGTGGTTCATAA
- a CDS encoding LysM peptidoglycan-binding domain-containing protein gives MKKNFPIHFMIKASSVIFLLISGGGCAVQPKKTETPAPLKSEMKSLEDQQSRKTYQPPIQSEKATYYVVKKGDTLWRISKNYGVSVNAIRGANHATNTKDLKVGQKLIIPVSGKSQTSSPLSSRSSYVSIKDTAGSVSSRGFIWPVKGRIVSPFGEVRNGAKSSGIHILPEAGQKVVAAKKGTVEAISNAGDGMSVIVIKHDDGIRTIYESCGCPAVGEGSYVERGQPIADVDSANADKSQGITFKIYVKDKPVNPKNYLP, from the coding sequence ATGAAAAAGAATTTTCCAATACATTTTATGATAAAAGCCAGCTCTGTTATTTTCCTCTTGATCTCCGGAGGTGGTTGTGCCGTGCAACCGAAGAAGACAGAGACACCAGCGCCTTTGAAGAGTGAAATGAAGTCCCTTGAAGACCAGCAATCCAGAAAAACGTATCAACCGCCGATTCAAAGCGAGAAGGCGACATATTATGTGGTAAAGAAAGGGGATACCCTATGGCGCATATCAAAAAATTACGGGGTATCTGTGAACGCAATTCGCGGGGCGAACCATGCCACGAATACAAAAGACCTGAAGGTGGGTCAGAAGCTTATTATCCCCGTTTCCGGGAAATCGCAGACATCATCTCCATTGTCCTCCCGCTCAAGCTATGTGTCCATAAAAGACACTGCGGGCAGTGTGTCGTCCCGGGGTTTTATATGGCCCGTAAAAGGGCGCATCGTGTCACCATTCGGCGAAGTGAGAAATGGAGCTAAAAGTTCCGGTATCCATATATTGCCTGAGGCAGGACAAAAAGTTGTTGCCGCAAAGAAGGGCACCGTCGAGGCAATTTCTAATGCAGGAGACGGCATGTCAGTTATTGTGATTAAACATGATGATGGAATACGCACTATCTATGAATCTTGTGGCTGCCCGGCAGTGGGAGAAGGCAGTTACGTGGAGCGCGGACAGCCGATTGCAGATGTTGATTCAGCGAATGCTGATAAATCACAAGGGATTACTTTTAAAATTTACGTAAAAGATAAACCGGTGAATCCCAAAAATTATTTACCATGA
- a CDS encoding DUF362 domain-containing protein, whose amino-acid sequence MDTKNNDLSRRNFLKHSAFGIAGLGAGIGGFEGLQWAIGSDIPSSAGKKSTVVGVKSSGIISAGKPEAENVQRMMNEGMFALTGKRTIADAWKTFFTPEDVVGIKINPIGGIKLSTRPEVVNAIIRSLIAAGVKENNIIIWDRFSYHLITAGFPLNQGNSGVRCYGTEPTAGYDKKTYYESLDDDFSLRQDDGARSLFSTIVTQHVSAIINVPVMKDHGIAGVTLCLKNLAFGAVNNTPRFHPSPYFCDPASAEVCAHPALREKVRLHIVDALQACFDGGPASMKTWTIWNEERLFLGTDPVAIDRIGLEIIDRKRKENNYPSVFQKAKHIATAGKKGLGVYDRQNIDFIELSV is encoded by the coding sequence ATGGATACAAAAAACAACGACCTTTCCCGCAGAAATTTCTTAAAACATTCAGCTTTTGGTATTGCCGGATTAGGGGCAGGCATTGGGGGGTTTGAAGGTTTGCAATGGGCGATTGGGTCGGATATACCGTCTTCCGCCGGCAAAAAAAGCACCGTAGTTGGGGTTAAAAGCAGCGGAATTATAAGCGCCGGAAAACCTGAAGCAGAAAATGTACAACGGATGATGAATGAAGGGATGTTTGCTCTCACCGGGAAAAGAACCATTGCTGATGCATGGAAAACATTTTTCACACCGGAAGATGTTGTTGGGATAAAGATAAATCCAATCGGCGGTATAAAACTTTCCACACGGCCTGAGGTTGTCAATGCTATCATCCGCAGCCTCATCGCAGCAGGGGTTAAGGAGAATAATATCATTATCTGGGACCGTTTTAGCTACCATCTGATTACTGCAGGCTTCCCTTTAAATCAGGGGAATAGTGGGGTTCGCTGCTATGGCACGGAACCAACTGCCGGATATGACAAAAAGACCTATTATGAATCGCTCGATGACGACTTCTCCCTGCGTCAGGATGATGGGGCGCGGTCACTCTTTAGCACAATCGTCACTCAACACGTTAGCGCCATCATTAACGTGCCGGTTATGAAGGACCATGGAATTGCAGGTGTAACTTTATGTCTTAAAAATCTGGCATTCGGCGCCGTTAATAATACCCCCAGATTTCATCCGTCACCTTACTTCTGCGATCCGGCTTCAGCAGAAGTCTGTGCGCATCCGGCGCTCAGAGAAAAAGTACGTTTGCACATCGTTGATGCATTGCAGGCCTGTTTTGATGGAGGCCCCGCCAGTATGAAGACATGGACGATCTGGAATGAGGAACGACTTTTTTTGGGAACGGACCCCGTAGCCATTGACCGGATAGGTCTTGAAATCATTGATAGAAAACGCAAGGAAAACAACTACCCATCAGTATTTCAAAAAGCAAAACATATCGCCACCGCAGGAAAAAAAGGATTGGGTGTCTATGACAGACAAAATATCGATTTTATTGAACTTAGTGTATGA
- a CDS encoding HAD family phosphatase: MKAIIFDMDGVLVDSMSYHAEAWDIVLKTAGISIDKKIIYELEGANCRQVIDIILRQHNQIPTETEIRDLGRKKMEVFELIERVRPFDGMPELLETLKLKYQLAVVSGSNKKTVQTTLNTFFPDTFKVIVDGEETRIGKPSPEPYLRAIEKLGIPKNHCLVIENAPLGIRSAKGAGLRCIAITTYLSREFLKEADFIVDDHRELRKYLEREAERENDKGYNHVNTP; this comes from the coding sequence ATGAAGGCGATAATATTTGATATGGACGGCGTACTTGTCGATTCTATGTCCTATCACGCAGAGGCATGGGATATTGTGCTGAAAACAGCGGGAATCAGCATTGACAAGAAAATTATCTATGAGCTTGAAGGCGCAAATTGCCGACAGGTAATTGATATCATCCTGCGGCAACATAACCAAATACCAACGGAAACAGAGATACGAGACCTTGGTCGCAAGAAAATGGAAGTTTTTGAACTGATAGAACGTGTGAGACCCTTTGACGGTATGCCAGAGCTCCTTGAAACGCTTAAACTAAAATATCAACTTGCCGTTGTCTCCGGTTCTAATAAAAAGACCGTACAGACAACGCTGAATACCTTTTTCCCCGACACTTTTAAGGTTATTGTTGATGGAGAAGAAACCAGGATAGGCAAACCGTCGCCAGAGCCGTATTTGCGGGCTATAGAAAAACTTGGTATTCCAAAGAACCACTGCCTCGTCATCGAGAACGCCCCCCTCGGGATACGATCAGCGAAAGGCGCCGGCTTGCGATGTATAGCCATTACTACCTATCTCAGCAGAGAATTCCTGAAAGAAGCCGATTTCATTGTTGATGACCACCGCGAATTAAGAAAGTATCTTGAAAGAGAAGCAGAACGGGAAAATGACAAAGGATACAACCACGTAAATACGCCATAG
- a CDS encoding fructose-bisphosphatase class II encodes MFIKDTSFDSKRIDDHYIIEAYIPEEYNLEISGEGLQLASRNELRHPVGVVAARSLRYFSINGEDFNIFRIRDMVVWRLRHIYNSFSWWNAYVVNAEGERKYLPMLYIGEKFGTVTGNVDEADIVPSAFENDRCIVNEGCEGGAIFAVGYSERGGLFNAPDMYGAKTIVGNKYKGAGVSVIHGITKNLRLMAEHTLRAKGSEITPGNIHDEIKEMKIVILDRPRHAKLIKTIKELGAQLILVKDDDLTPTFATARKEIDLITGVGGIPEAILSAIIIEKLGGEMSLRILPADVAQDEKLSGKLSNWDLFRKNEIDILKNFKIVKPGTEKTGEKAWDTVWISKDLASGMDMVFTACVIKRTPWIRFPDGKDVPGVKLDPETGKVTVHVVRIANETFEIIPIIYTTAISECIKRYSAMEVVHEGIDGDLLIQLGESYAEFGMFQKAKECIQKARILKNSPEHFVQKCDSLYEYIEGLDDLTSKPIQTPEALIEHFKKVCRLGRRDDIWLKSKIMIKRFFEYLGDKNYHDRHYEAALACYREALQYSPQLNLYRKVNSIQMKDILEKYFHLTDKIYKEYHYKESRDLEKYKLEIALKVFYQSEGQVKSSCREPWLIFFRRTVLHGKRPSYKLVILIRLLRLYKKLNRAREDEISLFLKREFKMTEDEIACILRYKNEQKRFHSVGELYRVSGLSLEGLSKLLLPQVTIESQNELEDADIPLSISLVEVMEKRYKNMLDELKEGYRKEAQEHSYAMAEAYHYVGLALYDIGDDEGVKIYYEKALVKFQEIIEKFEGITPVHAQYRIGNLFEELALLYEKEQEEYNKKAIDAYTRIIDEQQSARLFGAIRELVSVKIDQARERVEYLKREWF; translated from the coding sequence ATGTTTATAAAGGACACGAGTTTTGATTCCAAAAGGATAGACGATCACTATATCATCGAGGCATATATCCCCGAAGAATATAATCTGGAAATTTCTGGCGAAGGCCTTCAACTGGCAAGCCGAAACGAATTACGACATCCTGTTGGGGTTGTTGCAGCCAGATCATTGCGGTATTTCAGCATCAATGGAGAAGATTTTAATATCTTTCGTATACGAGACATGGTTGTCTGGCGGCTCAGGCACATCTATAACAGCTTCAGCTGGTGGAATGCCTACGTGGTAAACGCAGAGGGGGAACGGAAATATTTGCCCATGCTATATATCGGGGAAAAATTTGGTACCGTAACAGGGAATGTGGATGAAGCTGATATTGTGCCAAGCGCATTTGAAAACGACCGGTGTATTGTCAATGAAGGATGTGAGGGTGGGGCGATTTTTGCCGTTGGTTACAGTGAAAGGGGCGGATTGTTTAACGCCCCCGATATGTATGGGGCCAAGACGATTGTCGGGAACAAGTATAAAGGTGCTGGTGTCAGTGTAATCCATGGCATTACCAAGAATCTCAGACTTATGGCAGAACACACGCTGAGGGCCAAAGGCAGTGAGATTACTCCCGGGAACATTCATGATGAAATCAAAGAGATGAAAATTGTTATTCTGGACAGACCAAGGCATGCAAAACTCATTAAGACAATAAAAGAACTTGGCGCCCAATTGATTCTTGTGAAGGATGACGATCTGACGCCCACCTTTGCGACAGCAAGAAAGGAGATAGATCTGATCACGGGTGTGGGCGGAATTCCTGAAGCCATCCTGAGTGCAATTATTATTGAAAAATTGGGTGGAGAGATGAGCTTAAGGATATTGCCGGCTGACGTGGCGCAGGACGAAAAATTATCAGGAAAACTGAGTAACTGGGACCTCTTCAGGAAGAACGAAATAGATATTTTAAAGAATTTTAAAATTGTAAAACCCGGCACAGAGAAAACGGGCGAAAAAGCCTGGGATACCGTGTGGATCTCGAAGGATTTAGCCAGCGGCATGGATATGGTGTTTACGGCCTGTGTCATTAAAAGAACTCCGTGGATAAGATTCCCCGATGGGAAAGACGTCCCGGGAGTAAAGCTGGATCCTGAAACTGGGAAAGTAACCGTCCATGTTGTTCGTATTGCCAATGAAACTTTTGAAATTATCCCCATCATTTATACAACAGCGATTAGTGAATGTATTAAGCGCTACTCTGCTATGGAGGTAGTCCACGAAGGAATTGATGGTGACTTACTTATTCAATTGGGAGAGTCGTATGCAGAGTTTGGCATGTTTCAAAAAGCAAAGGAATGCATCCAAAAGGCAAGGATATTGAAAAACTCCCCTGAGCATTTTGTTCAGAAATGTGATTCCCTGTACGAGTATATTGAAGGGTTAGATGATCTTACAAGCAAACCTATTCAAACCCCGGAAGCTTTGATAGAACATTTCAAAAAGGTATGTCGTTTGGGACGAAGAGATGATATATGGTTGAAATCCAAGATCATGATTAAGAGATTTTTTGAGTACCTCGGGGACAAAAATTATCATGACCGTCATTACGAGGCGGCTCTTGCCTGTTACCGGGAGGCGTTGCAATACAGCCCCCAGCTGAATCTCTACCGCAAGGTCAATTCTATTCAAATGAAGGATATCCTGGAAAAATATTTTCATCTGACCGACAAAATATACAAAGAATATCATTACAAGGAATCAAGGGATCTGGAAAAATACAAACTCGAAATTGCGTTGAAGGTCTTTTATCAAAGCGAGGGGCAGGTAAAATCATCGTGCAGGGAACCATGGCTAATCTTCTTTCGGAGAACGGTATTGCATGGGAAAAGGCCTTCGTACAAACTGGTCATTCTCATCAGGTTATTGAGATTATACAAGAAGTTAAATAGAGCCCGTGAAGACGAGATTTCTCTCTTCCTGAAAAGAGAATTTAAGATGACCGAGGATGAAATAGCGTGCATCCTTCGTTACAAGAACGAGCAGAAACGATTTCATTCTGTGGGTGAACTGTATCGTGTGTCGGGATTGAGTCTGGAAGGCTTGTCGAAATTACTTCTCCCGCAGGTGACCATTGAGAGCCAAAATGAACTGGAAGATGCCGATATTCCCCTGAGCATCAGTCTTGTTGAGGTAATGGAAAAGCGGTATAAGAACATGCTGGATGAACTGAAAGAGGGATACCGGAAGGAGGCGCAGGAACATTCGTATGCGATGGCAGAGGCGTATCACTACGTAGGTCTGGCGCTCTACGATATTGGCGATGACGAGGGGGTAAAAATATATTATGAAAAGGCGCTGGTAAAATTTCAGGAGATTATAGAGAAGTTTGAGGGGATAACACCGGTTCACGCCCAGTATCGTATCGGCAATCTTTTCGAGGAATTAGCCTTGCTCTACGAGAAAGAGCAGGAAGAATACAACAAAAAGGCGATAGATGCCTACACGCGTATTATCGATGAGCAGCAATCGGCAAGATTATTTGGCGCTATACGCGAGTTGGTTTCAGTCAAAATAGACCAGGCCAGGGAAAGGGTGGAATACCTGAAAAGAGAATGGTTTTAG
- a CDS encoding transposase — protein MTDERGREVDNTTIESNGRLLVKYVRGVEGVKKLTFEECELSNWLYEILRPEVDELIVCNPVANGDYKKKKTDKMDARKLSNLLRGGFLVPVYHDGSKRERLRSLMSGYQDFIEEGVRLKNRYKSLFRKSGKKIKGEALYNDESFLEGLERRDFQFIGTQIYQLLEKMEEGRQEYVKEIVRCSKGFKEIKYLKSIPGIGSIQAAKIVSQVIDPERFSSKYKYYSYCGLVRHKRISDGRGYGSEKIWGNRILKCVYKMAGHSVLKGKSGLRNYYDTLRLKGIGHDNAYNAVCRKIAAISLSVWRKSEKYNDRLITGNLIK, from the coding sequence GTGACGGATGAAAGAGGGAGGGAAGTAGACAACACTACGATTGAGAGCAATGGCCGGCTTTTGGTGAAGTATGTGAGGGGAGTGGAGGGTGTTAAGAAACTGACCTTTGAAGAGTGTGAATTAAGCAACTGGCTGTATGAGATATTGAGACCAGAAGTAGATGAGTTGATCGTATGCAATCCAGTAGCAAACGGTGATTACAAGAAGAAAAAGACGGACAAGATGGATGCCAGGAAGCTGTCGAATCTTTTGCGAGGAGGTTTTCTCGTACCGGTATATCATGATGGTTCAAAGAGGGAGAGGTTAAGGAGTTTAATGTCCGGGTATCAGGATTTCATTGAGGAGGGTGTGAGGCTAAAGAACCGATACAAATCCTTATTTCGGAAAAGTGGGAAGAAAATCAAAGGTGAAGCGTTATATAACGACGAGAGTTTCCTGGAAGGATTAGAGCGAAGAGACTTTCAATTTATTGGCACGCAGATCTATCAGCTTTTAGAGAAGATGGAAGAAGGCAGGCAGGAATATGTAAAAGAGATCGTTCGATGCAGTAAGGGATTTAAAGAGATAAAATATCTCAAGAGCATTCCCGGCATTGGGAGTATCCAGGCGGCGAAGATCGTATCACAGGTAATAGACCCGGAGAGGTTTAGCAGTAAGTACAAATATTACAGCTACTGTGGGTTGGTGAGGCATAAGAGGATAAGTGATGGGAGGGGATATGGGAGTGAAAAGATTTGGGGAAATCGGATATTAAAATGCGTATACAAGATGGCAGGACATTCGGTTTTAAAGGGTAAGAGCGGTTTAAGGAACTATTACGATACCTTGCGGTTGAAAGGCATCGGTCATGACAATGCCTATAATGCAGTATGTCGTAAGATAGCGGCAATATCTTTAAGCGTGTGGAGGAAGAGTGAGAAATATAATGACAGACTGATCACTGGCAATCTAATCAAGTAA